The following proteins are co-located in the Streptomyces asiaticus genome:
- a CDS encoding MerR family transcriptional regulator: MQLAQVAGRGRPPREQEPGSHGSLVQQFTQLLEVADPVGEVGQPVQGGLVAGIGQLTQGLPIDVRVRHGVMVRPCPWGKVKWDDGSVITIGQLAGYVGVSTKTVRVYHDKGLLPEPDRDASGYRRYGATDVIDLIKIRTLAEAGVPLARIRDLRSATDAQLLQALREIDDELTARIRDLRATQGRLRRLAAGRLTPLPAEVSTYLERLACWGFTPRWVDLQRDLWILVFAAHPDQATTLFQEQAEILTAPALRLLFLDYDQAHDLDADDPRVDDLARRIIDATRERYGPGERPERDAASEVPALIQSTVNAASPAWRRIDMLIRAQLNA, encoded by the coding sequence TTGCAGCTCGCGCAGGTCGCCGGTCGCGGCCGCCCGCCGCGTGAGCAGGAACCCGGCTCGCATGGATCCCTCGTCCAACAGTTCACTCAGCTCCTCGAGGTCGCCGACCCCGTCGGCGAGGTCGGCCAGCCGGTCCAAGGCGGCCTCGTTGCCGGCATCGGCCAGCTCACGCAGGGTCTCCCGATCGATGTTCGTGTTCGCCATGGCGTCATGGTGCGACCCTGCCCTTGGGGAAAGGTCAAGTGGGACGATGGCTCCGTGATCACCATCGGGCAGCTGGCCGGGTACGTCGGGGTGTCGACCAAGACCGTTCGCGTCTATCACGACAAGGGGCTGCTTCCCGAGCCCGACCGTGATGCGTCCGGCTACAGGCGGTACGGCGCGACCGACGTCATCGATCTGATCAAAATCCGGACACTCGCCGAGGCCGGTGTGCCCCTGGCGCGGATCAGGGACCTACGATCGGCGACTGACGCGCAACTCCTGCAGGCGCTGCGGGAGATCGACGACGAGCTCACCGCCCGCATTCGTGACCTGCGGGCGACGCAAGGGCGCTTGCGTCGACTGGCCGCCGGGCGTCTGACACCCCTGCCCGCAGAGGTCAGTACCTATCTGGAGCGTCTGGCCTGCTGGGGATTCACCCCCCGTTGGGTGGATCTACAGCGCGACCTGTGGATCCTCGTCTTCGCCGCTCACCCGGACCAAGCGACCACACTGTTCCAGGAGCAGGCCGAGATCCTGACCGCGCCCGCGCTGCGGCTGCTGTTCCTCGACTACGACCAAGCTCACGACCTCGACGCCGACGACCCTCGCGTCGACGACCTCGCCCGCCGGATCATCGACGCGACCCGGGAACGGTACGGCCCCGGCGAACGGCCCGAGCGGGATGCGGCCTCCGAGGTCCCCGCACTCATCCAGAGCACGGTCAACGCCGCGTCCCCGGCATGGCGGCGAATCGACATGCTCATCCGCGCACAACTGAACGCGTGA